A stretch of Eleutherodactylus coqui strain aEleCoq1 chromosome 2, aEleCoq1.hap1, whole genome shotgun sequence DNA encodes these proteins:
- the CFAP161 gene encoding cilia- and flagella-associated protein 161 — translation MSVRTFNPSVLVGNWNEDLFLDEDLLKDFLEKREKGELLVQKSSNLKKNVLKKAELCISKDGLLHFGDTVMLLNPENSESSLSNPSPVYGNYTLSVNPEESAVHLKSHLTAPCGVSASSNVKPCARNAFIITSVDGSEPGEPVCYGQNFALRTAEEFTGHLYLTSDRKSFLKSSKKSHLQEVSLTDQHPYETCWQVVYLDPQLRPEHEGLPVPANTKVLLVHSKTNQCLAVLRKYILWTLFGKECEITAHTYLDGHRVEKNENHWIIVTGNPSDDINTMFDRPKPPSEDINGSKCD, via the exons ATGAGCGTCCGGACCTTCAACCCCTCCGTGCTGGTTGGGAACTGGAACGAGGACTTGTTTTTGGACGAG GATCTTTTAAAAGATTTCTTagagaaaagagaaaaaggaGAACTCCTAGTGCAAAAGTCAAGCAATCTtaagaaaaatgttttaaaaaag GCAGAACTTTGCATCTCTAAGGACGGGCTTCTTCATTTTGGAGATACGGTCATGTTACTTAATCCAGAAAACAGCGAGTCGTCCCTCAGCAATCCCTCTCCAGTATACGGTAACTACACCCTGTCTGTAAACCCCGAGGAAAGTGCAGTACATTTGAAGAGCCACCTGACAGCGCCATGTGGTGTCAGCGCCAGCAGCAATGTGAAACCCTGTGCTAGAAATGCCTTCATTATTACAAG TGTGGACGGCAGTGAACCTGGAGAACCTGTGTGCTATGGACAGAATTTTGCCTTGAGGACAGCTGAAGAATTCACAGGCCAT ttatATCTAACAAGTGACCGTAAATCATTTCTCAAGAGCAGTAAGAAGTCTCATTTACAGGAGGTCAGTTTAACGGACCAGCATCCATATGAGACCTGCTGGCAGGTTGTTTACTTGGACCCACAGCTTAGACCAGAACACGAAGGACTGCCTGTTCCG GCAAACACCAAAGTCCTTCTAGTTCACAGTAAAACCAATCAATGCTTAGCAGTCCTGAGGAAGTACATACTATG GACGTTGTTTGGCAAGGAATGCGAGATCACTGCGCACACATACTTAGATGGACACAGAGTTGAAAAGAATGAAAACCATTGGATTATTGTGACTGGAAACCCAAGTGATGACATAAACACAATGTTTGACAGACCTAAACCACCAAGTGAAGACATAAATGGAAGTAAATGTGATTAA